ACAAGACTGGCTGTCAACGTTCACCATCTTATGATGAACACCCCCCATTTTTTCTTTTTGTCATACTCGTGACCATCTTCCTTCGTTCTTTAACTGTCAATCAACATTTTCTTTATTCtctgtttgtttttcttttggtTGAAATGAGTGCACAATGTCGCGTTTAAGAATCGAACCCCCAACTTTACGATTGGTAATCGAGCTCTTACCACTTAAAATAACTCGTGTTCTTTTTGTTCTCTGTTTGTGAAAATGGCTTCCTTCAGTAGTTTATTGTAATTGTAATCAACGTTCAAACATTGGGCTCATTTCTCATGCGGGGTTATTCACTTATTGGCCACGCCTTCCGGTAATACATTATAGTGCTTATAACAAACGGATTTAATATGTTACCTACCTCCTTTgactcaacaaattatttacacttTATTAAAATTCTCACAGAAGAATGAAAATGTAGACAATTAtcattgaaaaaatcaaatttGCCAAAATAAACTCAAATGTCAAATAAGTACTTAAATTAGGGGCTTACTCTTCAATTTGGTATCCTCTCTAATAATCAACGATCcgataaaaaaaaaagttaatacAAGTTGCATATTGTTTACGGACTCAAAAAGTTTGACCGGAAAGCTCAAAATTTCAGAGTGAAATGCACTCAGCACTTCAGCACTTCAGCATTTCAGCAGTCGTTAACTATGTTACCTCAAAATGCTCAAGTGAAGACCAACGATAGCTGGGCTTCTTCTACAGACTTGTATTATTATTAATCCCGATATTATAATTTATCGCTTGTGCCAACCCATAATGCATATCCGTTTGAAAGCTCCAGGAAACACAATTTTGGGCACCAGGAAACACAATTTTGGGTACCACATTCGTTCTGAGCGAGGTACTATCATACTACATAGCTATGAGCACCAGGAAACACAATTTTGGGTATTTAATACTCTTTTTTTCTCAAAATTATTGAGGAATGTAGAATACCACCCTGAAGTTTGGCTTCCCTCGTTTACTGCCTGTCTGCAGCTCATTCATGTTATTCTTACGTCTGATGTTTTCCTGGTGGAACTGGGACACGGGCAAAGGTgttctttgtgtttttttttttttttttcatttttttcatctctttttcttCAGGAGGCATTACTGTCCCGAGGTCTCGCTTGTTCCCTACTCCTCAGAGTCAATCTAACATTTGCTCTTTTTTTGTGATTTGAGACAGGCTCTAAGAGGGGGAAATTCCTTCTTACAAAGCGCCATCACAGGTTTTGCTGGGCTGCCCAAAGGAGGGAACTCACATTCATCTGTCAGCTGCACACTAATCACCCTACATTCACAAAATAAAACACTCGTTGATGAAGGAAACGACGAGAGTAAAGAACACATACATACATGGAGACATTATAATCAATGGAACGAAGGAAACTGTCCCATACGTTTTCTCCTCCTCTGGCTCCTCTGGAGCTTCCATAACAACGGTGTCACTTAGTACGTCCAGTAAGACAGAACCATCAGGGTCTGACTGCTTGACTGCAGATCTAGGTGATGTAGGTTTGAAGCTTTTGACCTCAGTGATATCCCTAACAGGGATGGGCTTACTTCCAGGAAGAAGAGGGAATTCATCCATTGAATAATTAACCGTGCAACTGCTTTGCGAATCTAATATGTCGGCCTCCTTTTCATCTTCCCGTTCGACTCCATCTTCTTCCAAGTTAATATTCAATTGCATGTAATGTGCCTGATTACAAACACCAGAAGTGGAATTAATGCTCATTTTAAGTAACAAAAGAGAGAAGGGTAAAGTGTCTACGAGCAACACGGGAAAAGGGATTAGCTATTCCACAATTAAACTGCATCTGTCTCACATATTTGAATTGAGACATTAGATAAATTCAGGTTGAACCAAATGATTTAATGAATTGTATAAGCACAAAGAAAGTAACAATTACCAACTGAGGTATGAATGCACAGGTTCCCTTCGGCTTTCGATGAAATCCACCATATAAATCAACTGAAGACGGAGTTGTCTTTGATTTCCACTTCTCTTCATAACAAGGGTTGTTCATCCGAAATGTTCTTGAACTATCAACTGAAGAGGTTGCCCTTCTCGGTTTCCACTTTTCTCCATTGTTTAGACGTAAACCTCTAGGATCCCACATCTCTTCTGAAGTCGAATTGTTTATTTGGTTTCCTCGAATTTTCCATTTCTCTTCCGAGGAAGCAGCATGGTTTACTAGAACACCTAGATTACCAACTGAAGATGGTGGGCTTTCCTCATCATAATATCCATTATGATCATACTGCATGGTTGGACCTGGACCTACTTCACCCCATCCATAGTTCCATAGATGACAAGTGGCTGATGTATCATAATCATCAAACCATAGATCATACTGAATGCCAGCAAGAAGATCATCAGCAGAAATTTCAGAGCCATATGGATGAACAGGGACTACGACGTCCACTCGTCTGCCTTTTCCGTTTCTCTCGAGTGTATTTTTGAAAAACTTTTCAAGCCCCACACCAATTTTTTCGCAGGGAAGCATCAAAATGTCACTCAACCTTTGAGCACCATATGAGAGAGCACTTTTGATACGGTGAAAGTTACCTGTGGACACATCGAGGAGAGCCATCAGAGTCGAACTATCAGAAACAACAAGAATGCATATTAACTTGACTATGTATTTTAAGTACTCCCTCCCATAGTAGATCGGGTAGGATGATACTTGAATGTCTTATTAGGGTTGCCATTGGACCAGATTTAAATTACCTAAGCAAGTCCAAAAACAGCGAGTTCACAAAAAAAATGATAGGTTCTTTTATGTTCCCTTTTGTGTATTTTAAGTACTCCCTCCAATCTACAACAAATCAGGCCCACATTGAtgggagattttttttttttttgaaatatagGCAATTCAGTTGCAATTAGAGAGATAGTATGTCAAAGCCCAGAAACCTGCCATCAACAATGACAATTTTTGTACAATAGAGCCGTCATGTGACATGGCGGTTCTAATAGCTCTTTTAACTAGTGTGAAAGTCAAAAGCGACCATGCCGAGTGGAAGGACCTTCCTAAAAATCCTATCCTGCATGAGCACCAATATATTTATTTTGCGGAGCAATATTCTATCAAATAAGTTCCGTATGAAAATCAAGCATTCACCTTTGCTGACACTGCGGCCTAGATTGTTGTCATCCCTAAGAGGATCCAAAATGTTAAGGAACTTTACGGGAAAAGTAGGACTTTTAGTTCCAACATCTCCCGTTGAAGGCAAAAGAGCTTCCCTCGAGCTTCTCAGAAACTCCTCTGTTAGTAGCAACTCATCACAGTTACCCAATGAAACAACTGCAAGGGAAAGATAATTTATCTTATCAACAAAATGATGATGGAAAACTGACGTACGCATAAGCAAATAGTATATACCTTCTATTTCGGGAAGGGAAGATATTAAGACAAGGCCATTTACCCCAATGCAATAATGTTTCCAGTCAAATGTACTGTAGTATTCTAAAAACTTGTACAAGACCTGCATTTGTCCATGGCTCGTAAATTATTCACAGTGAAAAAAAATGACAGACTTCGCCTCATTTATAATAACTTACCGCTACAGGACTGGGAAGGAGAGAATGAAAAAGATTGATGACATGTAAGATCATAGTTTCCAAAGCATATGTTGATATTAGACCATGGAAGCCTCCAAGAAGCCGGCTCTCATAGTAGCACCATGCTTTGATTAGAATAACACTGAGCTTGAAAAGATGATCTTTACCAATAAATTGGTCAACCTGAAAAGTAATCAGAAATTCGGATAGAACTTATGATGTCATACTCtctgaatgcaaaacaaatatcCTTTGCGTAATCTACATCAGCATTACCACAATGCCTCTACAGAAATTCATCGATATGCAAAACCAGAAGTAGATAGTCAATTGAATTGGAGACACTTGCGAAAAGTGCCAGCAAACATAAGCATCATGGACAACTTCATAAGACCACTTTCATTAAATGTTTTGATGCTCCAAAGCCAAAAAGAGATCAAAACCTTGATCCATTTAAAATGGACATACACTTAGAACGCACAAATTGTATATAGGACAGTCTAATCAGTAAGATCATATCACACTGAATATATAACATGCGGTGTTAAATTAACATCATGATATTTTATTTGACGGAGTTATTACTCTTATAATATCCAAATTGTCAAAGTGAAATTGCATTGTCACATAGTATTTTCTTTTAAGCTACTCACCCTTGGGTCAGTCTCATAGTACAGGGCTATCTCATCGGAGAGTAGTGTTCTCAAAATTACATGCATAATAATAGCGTAAATGGGGTCTTACGATGATGAAAGCTTGTACTTCACTAGATGACAGTTATATACTTATATCTAGATGACAGTTCCACATTGGTGGTGTAGAGAGTTGCTCACTTTATAAGGCCCAAGGGTTATCCTCCTAcagccaattggttttaggaaaGATGGAGTTCCCTTTCTCCTTTCTAGTATGTCCAGGCCCCTTTCCAGTTTTAAAAGCCATGAAGGGAATAGTTAATCAATGTGCTAGGAAGTTGGATAATAGATTTGCAGGATTCTAACTAACCTGTTCGAGGAAGTACAACGCACAAAGCCCAGCTGTTTGATTGAAGGATATATCAACAGCAATATCATGCACAGTGCACTTGACAACTCGAACCTGTAGAAAAATAAAAAACGTATACATATTATACGCAAGGATTAAGCTATATATTAATCTTATTTGGCGGTgtaaactaaaacaaaaaaaaaaaaacaaatggcaTGTGAAGAGACCcaatttgattaagttaatgttgatgatgccttaagacaaattaatctcattgttatttaattgtgtgcctcttaagttttaaccatgtagcatgaagcttcaattatcaattcaaggttatcaagaaagtcatcatgaagatcaaagatgaagattctcattaatgttaaagtcatgtgttgtaaggagatctataacttgaatttacgtttaggtgcaaaaacaacagttcaGTCAACTGTTACTTCTGACTCGTTCTTCAAAGaattatttcgaaaatatttgaacatTTGTTAAAATGCTTTCAATGTTCATAAATAGTTTTCTGAAAAATACTTTGATGTCTTTGAAGAAAATAAAGCTTTCAATGTcttgctaaggagtttgcttgcacaataagacacttctataaatgggttgtttgctttttacatttatggaaatgtttatggttcccataaacacaaccatttatgtTTGTTTCTTGATGAAAAACACAACCCATATTTTGTGTGTGCACAATCTGATTTCTTGCAttcttaggcaccgatttcttgaggaagaatactcggtttGCTTGCAGAAGAATTTGGTTGActtgtgcatgttgcccaagcaaactacttacaatattttaatcatttgtgcttatgagtgtaagatattttaatgtgtaaagtatactacttggacattataaatatcttgcttaattcatttttacaagtgtgcaacaaacgagttttaaactgaaaaaTACTTATGCTttatcgagtaaattaactttgcaaaatcGTTTATCACTTACAAATCTTTGAAtcattttgcaagtttgtttcttctctttgagtcttttattgagtttgttgtgttgcacctagtcgtttaGTCGAGTTCGAGGATCCTGTGTctgtacttaaactttatctcctccgttcaattgagtgaacaacaatgagataagtggagtcttgtaacaaccgggtagaaccaaaccaaagtcttaggatagagttatccttaagcatgaagtcttagaagcggagtagcttttgagcacggagtctttcggccgagtagcccaaagcaaaagcctTATTGCGATGTAGCTTTAAGAacggagtctttcggcggagtagcccaaagcaaaagtcttggaagcggagtagcttttaagcattagcaaccggagtaggttggagagttgttttattatttggggtggtcttagtttgtatgagtttacttctaagacgtttaataaaatagcgctggacgtaggtcgcggaatagtgaccgaaccagttttaaaaacatcgtttgtcgtgtttatttcgttttatttccgctgccacTCTATACTCACGTTTATATCTTCAGAATCAACAGTTGAGTACAGTGTAACTTctgcttgctgaatcgttgttgattacttctaactctctagttctaagtattaacttctcctttcatctaagcattgtttaaagtgtttaagagttttaaaagaagctttcattaagcttaaatttttaaatagacacctaattcaccccctcttaGGTGCTCTCGCCCGTGACTCTTCAGCATGCAACATCAATCAATGAAATCATAAAAAAATAAGGAGGGTATTATGAAAACATGGAGATAAAGAATAGGAACTCTATGGATGGACAGAGTATTCTAGCTGGATAAAACAGTCTGATGTAAGTTTGAAGGTGTAAAATGATGTACAAATATAGAGTTACGAACATGATCAGAGAAGTGTACAGAGGAAGCTAATAGAAAGATATTAGCACAAACAAACTCGTAACAGGATTTGCAGGTTCTTAGACCTATAGTCAGATGACTAGATGACTCAGATCAGGCCCTAGGTACCATGGTAGTAACTATCAGCCATTACACGCCTTATTGGTCGTTAGTACCAAATTTTCAGTTTTCCATGCTTATATTTTCCGATATATATTAAAGGTGCCAAAAACAGTCATATCTGACAAATACGACCAATATTTGACTGATACTTGTGGATACTTTGCTGATACAACTACAAGGCTAATAAAGTAAATACTAGATCAAGTACGACTTGTATGACCCATATAATAACAAGTCGCGATAACTTAACAGATATCTTCCACATCTACTGAGAAAAAGAGAGTATGTTAGGAGTACCAAAAGAAATGAGATAAAAGAACGAATGATTGATGCGTAGTATGAGCAGTTACAAAATGGTTCATAAAATTAAAAACCGATTAAGTGCTggggaaaaacaaaacaaaaagctgTTTGAGACGAAAGTAATTTTCCAGGCCAAAACCTCACATTTCTCAAGAATTTAGCTGCTAAAAGATAAAGCAGTTTTTTGTTCAGAATGGGGAGCTTATTTGCCTCTTGCAATAACTATAACACAAAAACACTGCTAAAATGTCCATGAGAATAAGAGGAGTCAGTCTTAATCACTACAGGGCAGAGCATGAGAACAATTACGTACATCAGTATTGTCAGTGGCTGCATTCCATATATAATCTCAACTAGCAAACAGGATCCACATAAGCTCTGTAACTATGACATGGTACTCCTACTCCTCCAGTTATTTGATTCACTTAAGAGCAAATACATTCTCGGATAAAGGAGAAGTGTTGTGGATTTGTGGCAGGAGTGGCAGCCATAAATCCAGTCACAACCCACACTTAAAGAACATGAACATGTAAGGGGGCAGCTAAGGAAGAACACTAAGAAATTTCCATATTCTTTCTTTCGGTTCTTATATTATGCGCTACAAATTGGCCAATTGCCACCTTAGCCCTACCTTTTACTTCTTTAAGATGCATAAAAGGGTATTCTCGTACGATCCTGTTAAACTAGAAAATTGTTTGATAATTTAAGAGCTTAAGAAAGACTGTTACTAAACTCTTACTAATACCTCGAGTACATGTACCGAATACTCCACACTCCGACATGGTATGACACTTGGACATAAACAGTGCGCCTCACGACTATGAGCACAGTGTGCCTGGCACACACCTGCGCCTCGTCGACTTCAGTCCATGTTATGTATGCCTTTTTAAAAAATTAAGGAGATAAGAAAGACTGTTACTTTGACTGTCCTATTACTTAGGTACATATATCCAACACTCGACGCTCCATCTTGGTATGGCACTTCAATTCCTGTAGTATGCCCCCCCTAGCTGCGCCATACGCACAAGGTGCATTTCCGGTGCCCGAGGGGTTTTGATTAGTGTCTAACGCGTTAACCTCTTGAGTCTTGAGCATTGACATGCCTAAGGCGAGTTTTATAAACTAAGCTGGTGGGAACCTAAAGGTCTTCTCCCCTCCCAATAACTAAAAAAAGCAGTGAAGTTGTGAGTAGGTTGCGATTCCAAAATCGTGTGTAACTGATTGCAACAAGAGGTTAACGAAGAGGCAAACCTGAGCAGGAACACAAAGAACATCCTTCACTGGAATATTAGCATTGTTCTTCTCCTCATTTTCTAGGAGAGTACATATCTCTGCAGCTAAGTCTTGGCTGGTTCCATAATAACTTACTGCAGTCAGATCAATGTCACCGTGTGGAAGGTAAGTCTTAAAAGGCACTGATCCAAAGGGAAACACCTGAAAAGGTTTAAGAAGTATTTAGAACTCACTGGACAGAAATAACTTCCAAGGgagaattaaaacaacaaaaatgTTACCTGTAAAACTATCTTACGATAAGGCCTTGTTATATCATCCAAAAAAGAAGGAATTAATTGCCAAATCTAAGAGTTTGCATTAACACTAGCGTGACTGTGTAAGGCAGTTTTATAACGTCTATGTGTAAAAATAACTTGCATTAGAAATAGAAAAAGCAAGACCAATGAACTACAGCAAAAACATGTCAACAGCTAATTGACTTTTAAAACAGTTTTACTTTTGTAGGAGCAAGTTGCAAAAATATTAAACCGTAACCAAGAAATACGGAGAAAACTACCCTCCATCATAGTGATGTCCAAATTTGTTTTTTACAAATAATAGATAATATCAATTAAAGGACAATAAGCGGCTGATCCTCATGTAAAAAAGACACACGGGGGTGACACCGATGATTTCTGAATTTGTTAAACAATAAAACTATCAGTAAAAcccaatcaaatatattcataggATTACATAAACCAATTAAACACGGAGCATTTCTCTCCAGACCACCATGACGACGGCCAGAAAGCTTAATATACCGTTCTGCCTGCCAAATGTTCAAAGAAAGACACGAAACATATCCAATACTCGATTGTAATACCAAACAGGAACTTCCATAAGCAATATGCTAATATGCAAGGAATAAAAATGTGTACCCTCGCTGAATATTCAACACATAGCATGAGGAGCTAGAATGAGCATCGATCTGACCCTTacattacaataataaaacattTGTAATATGCAAGGAAGAAAAATGTGAACCCTTGCTGAACATTCAACACATAGCATGAGGAGCTAGAATGAGCATCATTCTGACCCATATATTCCAATAAATCATTTGTATAAGCTTTCAAATAGCCATGTTGCAGATGATTAAATTCTCGCATTGAAAATTGCAAAGAATCTAGATGCATAAAAAGGGAATACCAAAAAAAGATCTGAAAAGGAGTAATTATAAAGGTAAAGATGAACTTGAGATTAAAACCTTGCAAAAAGACATGGAAAATAAAATCTAGAAGAAGAGTCCTGCTCCAGTCCAGCTCTTACTGGTAACAGTTCACTTCAAACATTCCAGAATTTAACATAATAACATATCCTAGTATATAACATAATTAATGTCGCCATTAAGCTTTATCAACAATTATCTAAAACTCTTAAAGTTACAAAGACTCGAAGTAAACAGGTTGCATTGTTTCAAAACACTCCACGACCAGTCCCAAAATCTGCTTGGCAAAAAGAAAGCCAAGGAAAAGTATTTTCTAAATTCGGCTTTCTAGAGAATGACGAACCTACATGCATAGCGGGTAGCTATGTAGAGCGTCTCAAAAGTGAGCAATTTTAGGAATCAAGATATAAAGAAGGAAAAAACACTAAGTTAAAAACTTGTTTGTCTCGCAACCTTTTCAAAGCAAAAGAAAAGACATGGGTTACAACTTACAAGAAACAAGCTATTTATTTAACTACATATGTCACTCTATGAACCAAAGATTTCAAAAAAATTACAAATTTGTCCCGAGTAACTAGCTTGATATTTCCTCTCTTTTAACATTCATACAACAAGCTTCACAGATGAAAATCTCCTCATTTTccacttgattaatattattttttgtttttttaaaaaaaaattaattgttcTTTTACCACATATCCAGTGTAGGGACTTTATTAGGGTAAAATATATggaccacacacacacacacacacaaaacaaCAGGGACAAAAATTAAAACGAGATCCTGCAAATTGGCTATGTTCTCACTGCAGTTGCACTATGATTTTATTGATCACTCTTAGAGGAAATACAATAAGTGTAATATACACAAACGACTGCTCTTATGTTACACTTATATCTCACTAGAGGAACAGAGATACTAAACTGCATTGTTCTCATTCCTTGTGCGTTGTCATGTACACAAGAGAAACATTTTCCTTGTGCACAATTTATACGCCTAACATTGGAGACATTGCTGCCAACATTTTCTTCAAAGCATTTATTACATTTAGTGGGTTTCACACAGCCATTGTCACAATAGACAATAAGGGCTAACATTGTGTACTTCACTCCAAAACTTGGAGGACCCAATACAACATCTAGCCACAAAAAGCCAAAACAAATGTAAAAGAACTCTAGGGGGAAGAAAAACAGGATTCAAGGTTAATTCATGAGAAACCAACTTTAAACTCGTACAAAGTGCACACCTTGATTCCAAAAGAGTCTACAATAAGTCTTTGAAGATATTCAATGATCTCTTTCCTCCTACTCTCAGAATCTATCGTGGGCTGGATAACCGACAGTATCTTCTGAGTTGTCTTCTCGCCAACCAGCCAACTTCTGTCACTGACTGCTAATGGACGCTGGTTGGACTCAGATCTTGCAGATGACAAGGAGGATGTAGACGAAAAGGGCAGAGGTGAATGTAAATCTGGAATGTCCATCGTATTAAGAAAGCTGTGAACTTTGTCCCTGCGAGAAAAAGAAATTCAAGTATAAAAAAACTTCAGAAAAGCGTTACAAATGATTAAATGTATGGACGTCCAATGAGGGAGACAAATCAAAATCTTTTTGTGAAGAAAAGAATTATGTAAAATACTACGGAGTAATAATTAGTTCGGCAGCAAATCAGATACACAGTCTAGCAACAATGTCAATCAGCAAAATTAATCAAGCATCCAAACCTGAAAACCAAAAAGTATTATAACCTGAAATTTCAACAAGATCAGGTAAGAAGAATGTCCAACGCTTTTAGCCGCATGAAAGTCACACATAATCTCTGTGATTTTCAATTTCTATATACAGAGATAATTTATACAAGTTAAATTAGCCTTATTAAAACAGGATTTGTAATTTTATCGAcaaagagatgaagaaataaGTCAGATTGACCATAATACAGAAAAGTTACGGGGAAAGACAAAACAGAAAGGGAATAGTAGTGACCAACTTGCAAGAGAAGTCTCACTGAACTGCATGAACTCATAATTGAGTTGAGGCAACCAAATCAAAACATTCATAGCAGTAGGCATCATATCTTTTGCAGAGAAGTTACAAACTTGAAGAAGATACAAGGCATGCCAGTGTGAGGACTGACACAAAGAACCAAGCATTGAAGGCGATAATATGAGGGGACACTAAAATAATTACAGAACACAGGGATCTACATCACGTTCGAAATTCATTTAATTGCTGATTAAGCACTTGTTATCAAATTAAATGTAgtcatttgcatttgaaattgtTAGCCTTATTTCTTGCAATCAACCCAAATAAAGGCAAAAAGAAATCTATTTTGATATGCTGCAATACAAATACTTCTagaaaaacatgcatcatataaacCCATCCAATGTGACCTACTTTACTTCTGAACTTATGTTAATTATCTGTAACCCAATCCTGAATTG
The Silene latifolia isolate original U9 population chromosome 11, ASM4854445v1, whole genome shotgun sequence genome window above contains:
- the LOC141611733 gene encoding uncharacterized protein LOC141611733 isoform X1 — translated: MLSSWDKVHSFLNTMDIPDLHSPLPFSSTSSLSSARSESNQRPLAVSDRSWLVGEKTTQKILSVIQPTIDSESRRKEIIEYLQRLIVDSFGIKVFPFGSVPFKTYLPHGDIDLTAVSYYGTSQDLAAEICTLLENEEKNNANIPVKDVLCVPAQVRVVKCTVHDIAVDISFNQTAGLCALYFLEQVDQFIGKDHLFKLSVILIKAWCYYESRLLGGFHGLISTYALETMILHVINLFHSLLPSPVAVLYKFLEYYSTFDWKHYCIGVNGLVLISSLPEIEVVSLGNCDELLLTEEFLRSSREALLPSTGDVGTKSPTFPVKFLNILDPLRDDNNLGRSVSKGNFHRIKSALSYGAQRLSDILMLPCEKIGVGLEKFFKNTLERNGKGRRVDVVVPVHPYGSEISADDLLAGIQYDLWFDDYDTSATCHLWNYGWGEVGPGPTMQYDHNGYYDEESPPSSVGNLGVLVNHAASSEEKWKIRGNQINNSTSEEMWDPRGLRLNNGEKWKPRRATSSVDSSRTFRMNNPCYEEKWKSKTTPSSVDLYGGFHRKPKGTCAFIPQLAHYMQLNINLEEDGVEREDEKEADILDSQSSCTVNYSMDEFPLLPGSKPIPVRDITEVKSFKPTSPRSAVKQSDPDGSVLLDVLSDTVVMEAPEEPEEEKTVISVQLTDECEFPPLGSPAKPVMALCKKEFPPLRACLKSQKKSKC
- the LOC141611733 gene encoding uncharacterized protein LOC141611733 isoform X2 encodes the protein MDIPDLHSPLPFSSTSSLSSARSESNQRPLAVSDRSWLVGEKTTQKILSVIQPTIDSESRRKEIIEYLQRLIVDSFGIKVFPFGSVPFKTYLPHGDIDLTAVSYYGTSQDLAAEICTLLENEEKNNANIPVKDVLCVPAQVRVVKCTVHDIAVDISFNQTAGLCALYFLEQVDQFIGKDHLFKLSVILIKAWCYYESRLLGGFHGLISTYALETMILHVINLFHSLLPSPVAVLYKFLEYYSTFDWKHYCIGVNGLVLISSLPEIEVVSLGNCDELLLTEEFLRSSREALLPSTGDVGTKSPTFPVKFLNILDPLRDDNNLGRSVSKGNFHRIKSALSYGAQRLSDILMLPCEKIGVGLEKFFKNTLERNGKGRRVDVVVPVHPYGSEISADDLLAGIQYDLWFDDYDTSATCHLWNYGWGEVGPGPTMQYDHNGYYDEESPPSSVGNLGVLVNHAASSEEKWKIRGNQINNSTSEEMWDPRGLRLNNGEKWKPRRATSSVDSSRTFRMNNPCYEEKWKSKTTPSSVDLYGGFHRKPKGTCAFIPQLAHYMQLNINLEEDGVEREDEKEADILDSQSSCTVNYSMDEFPLLPGSKPIPVRDITEVKSFKPTSPRSAVKQSDPDGSVLLDVLSDTVVMEAPEEPEEEKTVISVQLTDECEFPPLGSPAKPVMALCKKEFPPLRACLKSQKKSKC